In the Leptospira selangorensis genome, one interval contains:
- a CDS encoding HD domain-containing phosphohydrolase gives MESKFKQYIVTDSATLAGRLSILRTKMTADLINLKDFFESVEIRDTPQFVDILFYISDKTLESEHSKIREQLKNNPLILARFILNADLGYEGYKNTEIEDDLIFGILPEITSDLHLSKTFANGFLHLHMITDQFDLLHKINTAKYEINRLTRIGISLANEKDFDKLLREILYSAREICNADSGSLYLVEQDDIGFVRNLRFKISALSIDTEEFILPINKSSIAGYVAETGKVLNIQDVYDLPEDAEFSFNNNFDILSNYHTKSMLVVPMKGHRGDVVGVLQLINRKRNFNQKLTVDQMKGDEIQPFDDYSTQLVLGVAGQAAVAIQNNYLLREIETLFEGFVTASVNAIEARDPTTSGHSFRVAVLTVGLAETLDRVDFGKYKETKFSKEQLKEIRYASLLHDFGKVGVREKVLVKAKKLEDLEIGLIDWRFRYLKKDFESKLNLRKVEYLKKHGPTGYSDFEKAIEFEFNEECKRLTSMFQIISQSNEPSILEEANSQFLEEIAKMQYITTEGENVELISPYEFGFLTIKKGSLDFDERKEIESHVEHTFQFLSKIPWTNDLKMVPTIAHAHHEKLNGTGYPRGLSGEDIPIQSRIMTISDIFDALTDQDRPYKKAVPVDRALDILEMEAKENHLDGDLLKVFVESKVWEKLNHQGHIK, from the coding sequence ATGGAATCCAAGTTTAAGCAATATATTGTAACGGATTCCGCGACTCTTGCCGGAAGGCTTTCGATCCTCCGCACCAAGATGACGGCTGATCTGATCAATCTAAAAGACTTTTTTGAGTCCGTAGAGATTAGAGACACTCCTCAATTCGTAGACATTTTATTTTATATCTCCGACAAAACATTAGAATCGGAACATAGTAAGATTAGGGAACAGCTAAAGAATAATCCTCTGATCTTGGCAAGGTTCATTCTGAATGCCGACCTTGGTTATGAAGGTTATAAAAATACCGAAATCGAAGATGATCTGATTTTTGGAATATTACCTGAGATCACTTCCGACCTTCATCTTTCTAAAACATTCGCAAACGGATTTTTACATCTGCATATGATCACTGATCAGTTTGATCTATTACATAAGATCAATACTGCAAAATATGAGATCAACCGATTGACTAGGATCGGTATTAGCCTCGCTAACGAAAAAGATTTTGATAAACTTCTAAGAGAGATCTTGTATAGCGCAAGAGAGATCTGTAACGCTGATTCAGGTTCCTTGTATCTAGTAGAACAAGACGATATCGGATTTGTTCGGAACCTACGTTTCAAAATTTCCGCATTGAGCATAGATACGGAGGAGTTTATTCTTCCTATCAATAAATCCAGTATTGCAGGTTATGTTGCGGAGACCGGTAAAGTTTTAAATATCCAGGATGTATACGATCTGCCGGAGGATGCTGAATTCTCCTTCAATAATAATTTTGATATATTATCGAATTATCATACAAAATCCATGCTGGTTGTTCCTATGAAAGGCCATAGGGGAGACGTAGTCGGAGTACTTCAGCTCATCAATCGTAAGAGGAATTTTAATCAAAAATTGACTGTGGACCAAATGAAAGGAGATGAGATCCAACCTTTCGATGATTATTCCACGCAATTGGTGCTTGGAGTTGCAGGACAAGCTGCAGTCGCCATTCAAAACAATTATTTACTTAGAGAGATCGAAACATTATTCGAAGGATTTGTAACTGCATCCGTAAATGCGATCGAAGCAAGGGATCCAACCACGAGTGGTCACTCCTTCAGAGTGGCCGTATTGACAGTGGGACTTGCGGAAACATTAGATCGTGTGGACTTCGGAAAATATAAGGAAACAAAATTTTCCAAGGAACAACTCAAAGAGATCAGATACGCTTCTTTACTTCATGATTTCGGAAAAGTAGGAGTCAGAGAAAAAGTTTTGGTTAAGGCCAAAAAATTGGAAGATCTGGAGATCGGTCTAATTGATTGGAGATTCCGCTATTTAAAGAAAGATTTCGAATCTAAATTGAATTTAAGAAAAGTGGAATATTTAAAAAAACATGGACCTACCGGATATTCCGATTTCGAAAAAGCGATAGAGTTTGAATTTAACGAAGAATGTAAAAGACTCACTTCTATGTTCCAGATCATCAGCCAAAGTAATGAACCTTCTATATTAGAAGAGGCTAATTCTCAGTTCTTGGAAGAAATCGCTAAGATGCAATACATTACAACCGAAGGAGAAAATGTAGAACTTATTTCTCCTTACGAGTTCGGATTTTTAACCATCAAAAAAGGTTCTTTGGATTTTGACGAAAGAAAAGAGATAGAATCCCATGTGGAGCATACATTCCAATTTTTGAGTAAGATCCCTTGGACAAATGATCTAAAAATGGTGCCGACAATCGCGCATGCTCACCATGAAAAATTAAATGGAACAGGATATCCAAGAGGACTTTCCGGAGAAGATATCCCGATCCAATCCAGGATCATGACAATCTCGGATATATTCGATGCATTAACGGATCAGGATAGACCTTATAAAAAAGCAGTTCCGGTAGATAGAGCATTGGACATTTTAGAAATGGAAGCCAAGGAAAATCATTTGGACGGAGATCTATTAAAAGTATTCGTAGAGTCCAAGGTCTGGGAAAAATTAAACCACCAAGGACATATTAAATAA